GGTGGGCTCGTCGGGCCGGTTGACCGGCGCGAGCTTGGTGATGCGGACCTGGAACTCTTCAGGTCCGCGGAGCTGGTACTCCCAGTTGAACGCGCCGGGGAACTGGGCGGCGAACTGGTAGTACAGCGGCACCGGATCGTGATCGTTCACGAGGACAAAGTGGCCGCCGACCGGAAGGTCGAACCAGCGCTGAAAGATCTGGCCGTGCTTGATGCGGCAGGGGATCTCGCGGACGTCGAACCGGGTGCTGTCGGTAGTAGGAACAGAGGAACTCATGGGTTTGATTACGCCGACAGCGTAGCCGGAGCCCGGGACCTGCGCCTTGACCGCGATCAACTGCGGACGTGGGTGGGGCCGCGTCCGCAGAATCGGAAGAGAACCGCGAAAGGCGGGCATGTGGTTTCAAGTTCGTTGTAGCAGATAGCCTGTCTTTTCTTCC
The Opitutus sp. ER46 genome window above contains:
- a CDS encoding DUF2249 domain-containing protein, encoding MSSSVPTTDSTRFDVREIPCRIKHGQIFQRWFDLPVGGHFVLVNDHDPVPLYYQFAAQFPGAFNWEYQLRGPEEFQVRITKLAPVNRPDEPTPACPGSHDDEHETAAAGDVVEVDARGLEPPEPLMRILAAMETLTAGRKLRAITDREPCHLFGEAKQRGFRHESSAQPNGSWVTVLERA